One region of Primulina tabacum isolate GXHZ01 chromosome 1, ASM2559414v2, whole genome shotgun sequence genomic DNA includes:
- the LOC142553324 gene encoding DEAD-box ATP-dependent RNA helicase 25-like isoform X1, with protein sequence MPVKIFPLHLRLLPGAMKADLVLLRHSRVIPVFSRVFLHKPKHYISGPPNIKTCLSQIQVSNGGHFGVSKYSTRAGQGMKASKSLIEDESELSDWVSGLSSNSNSFKKTRVYSDSENDEDSNVKSEGYKSRERGGKRRGSESGFDKNFDREGRNERNYTDSLLAGGGKGRDSNKFLSSKGAKSGGRVEEKNKRDDRFFSRGDDLGSSDRWRTNEGFREKRPEMRNGRGRFRGPFDEKSKDSDSLFGRGRDSKARQSPRSNEDGRVQDTWNGRSGGGVRGNSATRREGRVQGTWNGRSGGGDRENFGTRREGSGGGDRGNFSMRREGSGGGDRGNFGTRREGSGGGDRGNFGTRREGSGGGDRGNFSMRREGSGGGDHGNFAVRTEGRRAGRRGMAIMDDKDEKEEKEEDKGYRSFKELLDSDGVDDDDDDDVDDDDEEEEEDGMDLAEEEEEEEDNGLFDKASDFSELQPNSPRRSDTYLSESRFDQCSISPLSLKGIKDAGFENMTLVQEATLPVILKGKDVLAKAKTGTGKTVAFLLPAIEIVLQSPSMTRDQKLPPILVLVICPTRELACQAAAEANTLLKYHPSIGVQVVIGGTRLALEQKRMQANPCQILVATPGRLRDHVENTAGFATRLMGVKVLVLDEADHLLDMGFRKEIEKIIAAVPKQRQTLLFSATIPPEVRQICHIALKRDHEFINTVQEGSEDTHAQVRQMHLVAPLEKHFSLLYAWLKAHMADDVNYKILVFCTTAMVTRLVAELLGELSLNVREIHSRKPQSYRTRISDEFRKSKGLILVTSDVSARGVDYPDVTLVVQMGVPADRQQYIHRLGRTGRKGKEGEGVLLLAPWEEFFLSGVKDLPISKASEPLVDPDTTKKVERALAHVEMKNKEAAYQAWLGYYNSNKNVGRDKCRLVELANEFSRSMGLDNPPAISKLVLGKMGLKNIPGLRSK encoded by the exons ATGCCTGTCAAGATTTTCCCACTCCACCTGCGTCTCTTGCCCGGAGCCATGAAAGCAGACCTGGTTCTTCTGAGACACTCCAGGGTCATACCCGTTTTCTCCCGAGTATTCCTTCACAAGCCTAAGCATTACATTTCCGGGCCCCCTAATATAAAAACTTGCCTCTCACAAATCCAGGTTTCAAATGGAGGTCATTTTGGCGTGAGCAAGTACTCGACCCGTGCGGGTCAGGGGATGAAGGCATCGAAGAGTTTGATCGAGGATGAGAGCGAGCTCAGCGACTGGGTTAGTGGGCTGAGCTCGAACTCGAACTCGTTTAAGAAGACTCGAGTGTACAGTGATAGTGAAAACGACGAGGATAGTAATGTAAAAAGTGAAGGTTACAAGAGTAGAGAAAGGGGTGGGAAGAGACGAGGGAGTGAGAGTggatttgacaaaaactttgACCGAGAGGGCAGGAACGAGAGGAACTACACCGACAGTTTGCTTGCCGGGGGAGGTAAAGGTCGTGATTCTAACAAATTCCTGTCAAGCAAGGGAGCGAAGTCTGGGGGGAGGGTGGAGGAGAAGAATAAGAGGGACGATCGTTTTTTTAGCAGGGGAGATGATTTAGGTTCAAGCGACAGATGGAGGACAAATGAGGGGTTCAGAGAGAAAAGGCCAGAAATGCGAAATGGGAGAGGGAGGTTTAGGGGGCCGTTCGATGAGAAAAGTAAAGATAGTGATAGTCTGTTTGGCAGGGGAAGGGATTCAAAAGCGAGACAAAGTCCTAGGAGTAATGAGGACGGAAGAGTGCAAGATACATGGAATGGAAGGAGTGGAGGTGGTGTTCGTGGGAATTCTGCAAcgaggagagaagggagagtGCAAGGTACATGGAATGGAAGGAGTGGAGGTGGTGATCGTGAGAATTTCGGAACGAGGAGAGAAGGGAGTGGAGGTGGTGATCGTGGGAATTTCTCAATGAGGAGAGAAGGGAGTGGCGGTGGTGATCGTGGGAATTTCGGAACGAGGAGAGAAGGGAGTGGAGGTGGTGATCGTGGGAATTTCGGAACGAGGAGAGAAGGGAGTGGCGGTGGTGATCGTGGGAATTTCTCAATGAGGAGAGAAGGGAGTGGAGGTGGTGACCATGGGAATTTTGCTGTAAGGACAGAAGGGAGAAGGGCTGGAAGAAGGGGCATGGCTATTATGGATGACAAGGATGAAaaggaagaaaaagaagaagataaagGCTATAGAAGTTTCAAGGAATTGCTTGATAGTGATGGTgtggatgatgatgatgatgacgaTGTCGacgatgatgatgaggaggaggaggaggatggCATGGACTTGGCTGAGgaagaggaagaagaagaagataacGGGTTATTTGACAAAGCAAGTGATTTTTCTGAGTTGCAGCCTAACTCACCTAGAAGAAGTGATACATATCTGAGTGAAAGCAg GTTTGATCAATGCTCTATCTCGCCTTTATCCCTTAAAGGAATTAAAGATGcaggatttgaaaatatgactctGGTGCAGGAGGCAACACTTCCTGTAATTCTGAAAG GTAAGGATGTGCTGGCCAAGGCAAAAACTGGCACCGGAAAAACTGTAGCATTTTTG CTTCCGGCGATTGAAATTGTTTTACAATCACCATCAATGACTCGTGATCAAAAGCTACCTCCAATATTGGTCCTCGTTATATGTCCTACTCGTGAGCTTGCATGTCAGGCTGCTGCGGAGGCCAACACCCTATTGAAGTATCATCCTTCAATTGGTGTTCAAGTTGTCATAGGAGGTACAAGGCTTGCCTTGGAACAAAAACGAATGCAAGCTAATCCATGCCAG ATTCTTGTGGCTACACCTGGAAGGCTTAGAGATCACGTAGAGAATACTGCTGGGTTTGCAACTCGGCTGATGGGTGTCAAGGTTTTGGTTCTCGATGAAGCTGATCATTTGTTAGACATGGGATTCCGCaaagaaatagagaaaattATAGCTGCTGTTCCAAAACAGCGGCAAACACTTTTGTTTTCTGCTACTATTCCACCAGAG GTTCGACAAATATGCCATATTGCTTTAAAAAGAGATCATGAATTTATCAACACGGTTCAAGAAGGGAGCGAAGATACACATGCACAG GTTCGACAAATGCATCTTGTTGCTCCTCTTGAAAAGCATTTTTCACTTCTTTATGCTTGGCTGAAAGCGCATATGGCCGATGATGTAAATTATAAG ATTCTTGTGTTTTGCACAACTGCCATGGTAACGAGGCTCGTTGCTGAGCTTCTTGGTGAGCTTAGCTTGAATGTCCGGGAAATCCATTCTCGAAAACCTCAAAGTTACAGAACCAGAATCTCTGATGAATTTCGGAAATCGAAGGGCCTTATTTTGGTGACATCTGACGTGTCTGCGCGTGGTGTAGATTACCCGGATGTAACTCTTGTCGTACAG ATGGGAGTTCCAGCTGACAGACAGCAGTATATACACCGATTAGGTCGAACTGGGCGAAAGGGAAAAGAAGGAGAAGGTGTTTTGTTATTGGCTCCTTGGGAAGAGTTCTTTTTGTCCGGTGTTAAGGACTTGCCAATATCGAAGGCATCTGAACCATTGGTTGATCCAGACACCACAAAAAAG GTCGAACGTGCATTAGCACATGTAGAGATGAAGAACAAAGAAGCAGCATATCAAGCGTGGCTTGGTTATTACAACTCCAACAAAAATGTTGGTCGAGACAAATGTAGGCTCGTAGAGCTAGCAAATGAGTTTAGTCGAAGCATGGGGCTCGACAATCCTCCAGCCATTTCTAAGCTGGTCCTTGGCAAAATGGGACTCAAGAATATTCCTGGTTTGCGCTCGAAGTAG
- the LOC142553324 gene encoding DEAD-box ATP-dependent RNA helicase 31-like isoform X2, with protein sequence MPVKIFPLHLRLLPGAMKADLVLLRHSRVIPVFSRVFLHKPKHYISGPPNIKTCLSQIQVSNGGHFGVSKYSTRAGQGMKASKSLIEDESELSDWVSGLSSNSNSFKKTRVYSDSENDEDSNVKSEGYKSRERGGKRRGSESGFDKNFDREGRNERNYTDSLLAGGGKGRDSNKFLSSKGAKSGGRVEEKNKRDDRFFSRGDDLGSSDRWRTNEGFREKRPEMRNGRGRFRGPFDEKSKDSDSLFGRGRDSKARQSPRSNEDGRVQDTWNGRSGGGDRGNFSMRREGSGGGDRGNFGTRREGSGGGDRGNFGTRREGSGGGDRGNFSMRREGSGGGDHGNFAVRTEGRRAGRRGMAIMDDKDEKEEKEEDKGYRSFKELLDSDGVDDDDDDDVDDDDEEEEEDGMDLAEEEEEEEDNGLFDKASDFSELQPNSPRRSDTYLSESRFDQCSISPLSLKGIKDAGFENMTLVQEATLPVILKGKDVLAKAKTGTGKTVAFLLPAIEIVLQSPSMTRDQKLPPILVLVICPTRELACQAAAEANTLLKYHPSIGVQVVIGGTRLALEQKRMQANPCQILVATPGRLRDHVENTAGFATRLMGVKVLVLDEADHLLDMGFRKEIEKIIAAVPKQRQTLLFSATIPPEVRQICHIALKRDHEFINTVQEGSEDTHAQVRQMHLVAPLEKHFSLLYAWLKAHMADDVNYKILVFCTTAMVTRLVAELLGELSLNVREIHSRKPQSYRTRISDEFRKSKGLILVTSDVSARGVDYPDVTLVVQMGVPADRQQYIHRLGRTGRKGKEGEGVLLLAPWEEFFLSGVKDLPISKASEPLVDPDTTKKVERALAHVEMKNKEAAYQAWLGYYNSNKNVGRDKCRLVELANEFSRSMGLDNPPAISKLVLGKMGLKNIPGLRSK encoded by the exons ATGCCTGTCAAGATTTTCCCACTCCACCTGCGTCTCTTGCCCGGAGCCATGAAAGCAGACCTGGTTCTTCTGAGACACTCCAGGGTCATACCCGTTTTCTCCCGAGTATTCCTTCACAAGCCTAAGCATTACATTTCCGGGCCCCCTAATATAAAAACTTGCCTCTCACAAATCCAGGTTTCAAATGGAGGTCATTTTGGCGTGAGCAAGTACTCGACCCGTGCGGGTCAGGGGATGAAGGCATCGAAGAGTTTGATCGAGGATGAGAGCGAGCTCAGCGACTGGGTTAGTGGGCTGAGCTCGAACTCGAACTCGTTTAAGAAGACTCGAGTGTACAGTGATAGTGAAAACGACGAGGATAGTAATGTAAAAAGTGAAGGTTACAAGAGTAGAGAAAGGGGTGGGAAGAGACGAGGGAGTGAGAGTggatttgacaaaaactttgACCGAGAGGGCAGGAACGAGAGGAACTACACCGACAGTTTGCTTGCCGGGGGAGGTAAAGGTCGTGATTCTAACAAATTCCTGTCAAGCAAGGGAGCGAAGTCTGGGGGGAGGGTGGAGGAGAAGAATAAGAGGGACGATCGTTTTTTTAGCAGGGGAGATGATTTAGGTTCAAGCGACAGATGGAGGACAAATGAGGGGTTCAGAGAGAAAAGGCCAGAAATGCGAAATGGGAGAGGGAGGTTTAGGGGGCCGTTCGATGAGAAAAGTAAAGATAGTGATAGTCTGTTTGGCAGGGGAAGGGATTCAAAAGCGAGACAAAGTCCTAGGAGTAATGAGGACGGAAGAGTGCAAGATACATGGAATGGAAGGAGTGGAG GTGGTGATCGTGGGAATTTCTCAATGAGGAGAGAAGGGAGTGGCGGTGGTGATCGTGGGAATTTCGGAACGAGGAGAGAAGGGAGTGGAGGTGGTGATCGTGGGAATTTCGGAACGAGGAGAGAAGGGAGTGGCGGTGGTGATCGTGGGAATTTCTCAATGAGGAGAGAAGGGAGTGGAGGTGGTGACCATGGGAATTTTGCTGTAAGGACAGAAGGGAGAAGGGCTGGAAGAAGGGGCATGGCTATTATGGATGACAAGGATGAAaaggaagaaaaagaagaagataaagGCTATAGAAGTTTCAAGGAATTGCTTGATAGTGATGGTgtggatgatgatgatgatgacgaTGTCGacgatgatgatgaggaggaggaggaggatggCATGGACTTGGCTGAGgaagaggaagaagaagaagataacGGGTTATTTGACAAAGCAAGTGATTTTTCTGAGTTGCAGCCTAACTCACCTAGAAGAAGTGATACATATCTGAGTGAAAGCAg GTTTGATCAATGCTCTATCTCGCCTTTATCCCTTAAAGGAATTAAAGATGcaggatttgaaaatatgactctGGTGCAGGAGGCAACACTTCCTGTAATTCTGAAAG GTAAGGATGTGCTGGCCAAGGCAAAAACTGGCACCGGAAAAACTGTAGCATTTTTG CTTCCGGCGATTGAAATTGTTTTACAATCACCATCAATGACTCGTGATCAAAAGCTACCTCCAATATTGGTCCTCGTTATATGTCCTACTCGTGAGCTTGCATGTCAGGCTGCTGCGGAGGCCAACACCCTATTGAAGTATCATCCTTCAATTGGTGTTCAAGTTGTCATAGGAGGTACAAGGCTTGCCTTGGAACAAAAACGAATGCAAGCTAATCCATGCCAG ATTCTTGTGGCTACACCTGGAAGGCTTAGAGATCACGTAGAGAATACTGCTGGGTTTGCAACTCGGCTGATGGGTGTCAAGGTTTTGGTTCTCGATGAAGCTGATCATTTGTTAGACATGGGATTCCGCaaagaaatagagaaaattATAGCTGCTGTTCCAAAACAGCGGCAAACACTTTTGTTTTCTGCTACTATTCCACCAGAG GTTCGACAAATATGCCATATTGCTTTAAAAAGAGATCATGAATTTATCAACACGGTTCAAGAAGGGAGCGAAGATACACATGCACAG GTTCGACAAATGCATCTTGTTGCTCCTCTTGAAAAGCATTTTTCACTTCTTTATGCTTGGCTGAAAGCGCATATGGCCGATGATGTAAATTATAAG ATTCTTGTGTTTTGCACAACTGCCATGGTAACGAGGCTCGTTGCTGAGCTTCTTGGTGAGCTTAGCTTGAATGTCCGGGAAATCCATTCTCGAAAACCTCAAAGTTACAGAACCAGAATCTCTGATGAATTTCGGAAATCGAAGGGCCTTATTTTGGTGACATCTGACGTGTCTGCGCGTGGTGTAGATTACCCGGATGTAACTCTTGTCGTACAG ATGGGAGTTCCAGCTGACAGACAGCAGTATATACACCGATTAGGTCGAACTGGGCGAAAGGGAAAAGAAGGAGAAGGTGTTTTGTTATTGGCTCCTTGGGAAGAGTTCTTTTTGTCCGGTGTTAAGGACTTGCCAATATCGAAGGCATCTGAACCATTGGTTGATCCAGACACCACAAAAAAG GTCGAACGTGCATTAGCACATGTAGAGATGAAGAACAAAGAAGCAGCATATCAAGCGTGGCTTGGTTATTACAACTCCAACAAAAATGTTGGTCGAGACAAATGTAGGCTCGTAGAGCTAGCAAATGAGTTTAGTCGAAGCATGGGGCTCGACAATCCTCCAGCCATTTCTAAGCTGGTCCTTGGCAAAATGGGACTCAAGAATATTCCTGGTTTGCGCTCGAAGTAG